The proteins below come from a single Oncorhynchus keta strain PuntledgeMale-10-30-2019 chromosome 1, Oket_V2, whole genome shotgun sequence genomic window:
- the LOC118390055 gene encoding AP-3 complex subunit delta-1-like isoform X3, whose product MALKIVKGSIDRMFDKNLQDLVRGIRNHKEDEAKYISTCIDEIKQELKQDNIAVKANAVCKLTYLQMLGYDVSWAAFNIVEVMSSSKFTYKRIGYLAASQCFHESTDVIMLTTNQIRKDLSSPNQYDTGVALTGLSCFVTPDLARDLANDIMTLMSHTKPYIRKKAVLIMYKVFLKYPESLRPAFPRLKEKLEDPDPGVQSAAVNVICELARRNPKNYLSLAPLFFKLMTSSTNNWVLIKIIKLFGALTPLEPRLGKKLIEPLTNLIHSTSAMSLLYECVNTVIAVLISLSSGMPNHSASIQLCVQKLRILIEDSDQNLKYLGLLAMSKILKTHPKSVQSHKDLILQCLDDKDESIRLRALDLLYGMVSKKNLMEIVKKLMLHVDKAEGTTYRDELLTKIIDICSQSNYQYITNFEWYISILVELTRLEGTRHGHLIASQMLDVAIRVKAIRAFAVAQMATLLDNAHLLTGNTQRNGICEVLYAAAWICGEFSEHLEEPMATLEAMLRPKVATLPGHIQAVYVQNAAKLFATVLRGQEGVPADSTVAQETSQLLIDRLPLFVQSSNLEVQERASCILQLVKYIQKLQQKDVEVAEEVTALFAGELNPVAPKAQKKVPVPEGLDLDVWINEPPSGSESEDEGRKSKGKAVFAKEESRHTKPRYTEVDEKELAKRREVRKAEQANNPFYIKASPSSQKVYQDGVGVEHIPVVQIDLSVPLKVPGMPMSDQYVKLEEERRERNKADKKKKKDKKKREKGEKGRRRRGDSGPESEEDITPAHMVDIVTEEMPENALPSDDDDKDPNDPHKALNIDLDKPLADSEKKLPVRSHRPDEVLKSPMEDRQVVEVVPEPKKKTGKEKKEKKDRKKSKEKKKKHKQEEEGDLMGTGSEEPVQPEETKEVAAPPPASTPEASDLDFWLSNAPVPSNPQAAAAPASTPRTASGMAAVAPDSEPEEAKDTEPEETKSSMHKKKKQKKEKKKKKHHHNHSDGAGDESVQNGTVEEEEPLPPMSNYALLAENSYIKMMKQDADKVCDIQGNLQDGSQVVVSVIFENKCDSFIKSMEFNVLDSLNSKLQRPDGAGPHDGLIVPFQLPPGISNEARFIFSVQNIVMPQKLKGTLTFIVKTDDSSTHEKLDFKLHFTCTSYLITTPCYSDAYSKLLESGDLKGCSLKLEGVNQPFHHLLARICFHHHFSVVERIDSCASMYSRSIQGHHMCLLVKTADQTVSIDAKCDEPGLLGNVLDEIKLTFSQC is encoded by the exons ATGGCTTTGAAGATTGTTAAAGGGAGCATCGATCGGATGTTCGATAAAAACCTTCAAGATTTAGTACGTGGAATTAGGAATCACAAGGAAGATGAG gCTAAGTACATCTCCACCTGCATTGATGAGATCAAGCAGGAGCTCAAGCAGGACAACATTGCTGTCAAGGCCAATGCTGTGTGCAAACTCACCTAC TTACAGATGCTGGGCTATGACGTCAGCTGGGCTGCATTCAACATCGTGGAAGTCATGAGTTCCTCAAAATTCACATACAAG AGAATTGGTTACCTGGCTGCCTCCCAGTGCTTTCATGAGAGCACTGATGTCATCATGCTGACAACCAATCAGATCCGAAAG GATCTGAGCAGTCCTAACCAGTACGACACTGGTGTGGCTCTCACTGGCCTCTCCTGCTTCGTGACCCCTGACCTGGCTCGGGACCTGGCCAATGACATCATGACTCTT ATGTCCCACACAAAGCCGTACATCAGGAAGAAGGCCGTACTTATCATGTACAAGGTGTTCCTGAAGTACCCAGAGTCTCTGCGCCCTGCTTTCCCCAGGCTGAAGGAGAAACTGGAAGACCCTGACCCTG GGGTCCAGTCAGCGGCTGTTAATGTCATCTGTGAGCTAGCCAGGAGAAACCCCAAGAACTACCTGTCTCTTGCCCCGCTCTTCTTCAAGCTCATGACCTCCTCCACCAACAATTGGGTCCTCATCAAGATCATCAAGCTG ttTGGTGCCCTCACACCCCTGGAGCCTCGCTTGGGGAAGAAGCTGATTGAGCCCCTAACAAACCTCATCcacag TACCTCTGCTATGTCACTTCTATATGAATGTGTCAACACTGTAATAGCAG TGTTGATTTCCCTGTCCTCCGGGATGCCAAATCACAGTGCTAGTATTCAG CTCTGTGTCCAGAAACTGCGAATCCTGATTGAAGACTCGGACCAGAACT TGAAGTACCTGGGCCTGCTGGCCATGTCCAAGATACTGAAGACTCATCCCAAGTCTGTCCAGTCCCACAAGGACCTCATCTTGCAGTGTCTGGATGACAAGGACGAGTCCATCCGCCTGAGGGCTCTAGACCTGCTCTACGGCATG GTGTCCAAGAAGAACTTGATGGAGATAGTGAAGAAGCTGATGTTGCACGTCGACAAGGCTGAGGGAACCACTTACCGAGATGAGCTGCTCACCAAGATCATCGACATCTGCAGCCAGAGCAATTACCAGTACATCACCAACTTTGAATG GTACATCAGTATCCTGGTGGAGCTGACCCGTCTGGAGGGCACGCGGCATGGCCACCTCATTGCCTCCCAGATGCTGGACGTGGCCATTCGGGTCAAGGCCATCCGAGCCTTTGCTGTGGCCCAGATGGCTACTCTACTGGACAACGCCCACCTGCTTACCGGCAACACACAGCGCAACGGCATCTGTGAGGTTCTCTATGCCGCCGCCTGGATCTGTGGAGAGTTCTCAGA ACACCTGGAGGAACCCATGGCAACACTGGAGGCCATGCTGCGGCCCAAGGTGGCCACCCTGCCGGGCCACATCCAGGCCGTGTACGTGCAGAACGCTGCCAAGCTGTTTGCCACGGTGTTGCGCGGCCAGGAGGGGGTGCCAGCGGACAGCACGGTAGCCCAGGAGACCAGCCAGCTGCTCATTGACAGGCTGCCTCTTTTTGTCCAGAGTTCCAACCTGGAGGTGCAGGAGAGG gccTCCTGCATCCTGCAGCTGGTGAAGTACATCCAGAAGCTGCAGCAGAAGGACGTAGAGGTGGCTGAGGAGGTGACTGCTCTGTTTGCTGGGGAGCTCAACCCTGTGGCCCCCAAGGCACAGAAGAAAGTACCTGTTCCTGAAGG TCTGGACCTGGATGTGTGGATCAACGAGCCTCCGTCTGGGAGTGAGTCTGAAGACGAGGGCAGGAAGTCCAAGGGCAAGGCTGTGTTTGCCAAGGAGGAGTCCAGACACACCAAGCCACGCTACACTGAGGTGGACGAGAAGGAACTGGCCAAG aggaGAGAAGTAAGGAAGGCAGAGCAGGCCAACAACCCATTCTACATCAaggcctccccctcctctcagaaG GTGTaccaggatggtgttggtgtggagCACATTCCAGTGGTGCAGATTGACCTCAGTGTGCCTCTTAAGGTCCCag GGATGCCAATGTCAGATCAGTATGTGAAGCTGGAAGAGGAGCGTCGGGAGAGAAACAAGGcagacaagaagaagaagaaggacaagaagaagagggagaagggcGAGAAGGGCCGCCGGAGAAGGGGGGACTCTGGCCCAGAGAGCGAGGAGGACATCACCCCCGCACACATGGTGGACATCGTCACTGAGGAGATGCCAGAG aATGCCTTACCCAGCGATGACGACGACAAAGATCCCAACGACCCCCACAAAGCTCTGAACATCGACCTGGACAA GCCCCTGGCAGACAGCGAGAAGAAACTGCCAGTCAGGTCACACCGTCCCGACGAGGTCCTCAAGAGCCCCATGGAAGACAGGCAGGTGGTGGAGGTTGTACCAGAGCCCAAGAAAAAGACaggaaaggagaagaaggagaagaaggacagGAAG aAGAGTaaagagaaaaagaaaaagcACAAacaagaggaagagggggatctTATGGGCACTGGGTCAGAGGAGCCTGTCCAACCAGAAGAGACCAAGGAGGTGGCAGCCCCGCCTCCTGCCTCTACACCAGAG GCTTCGGATCTGGATTTCTGGCTCTCAAATGCTCCAGTGCCCTCTAACCCTCAG gcaGCAGCTGCCCCTGCCTCCACCCCTAGGACGGCATCTGGTATGGCTGCCGTGGCACCAGACTCTGAGCCTGAAGAGGCCAAAGACACTGAGCCGGAGGAGACT AAATCCTCCATGcacaagaagaagaagcagaaaaaggagaagaagaaaaagaagcacCACCATAATCATAGCGATGGGGCCGGAGACGAGTCTGTGCAGAACGGcactgtggaggaggaggagcctctGCCG CCCATGTCCAATTACGCCCTGCTGGCTGAGAACTCCTACATCAAGATG ATGAAGCAGGATGCTGATAAG GTGTGTGACATCCAGGGGAATCTGCAGGACGGTAGCCAggtagtggtctctgtcatcttTGAGAATAAGTGCGACAGCTTTATCAAGTCCATGGAGTTCAACGTGCTGGACTCTCTCAACTCCAAGCTGCAGCGGCCTGATGGAGCTGGCCCACACGACGGCCTCATCGTGCCCTTCCAACTGCCCCCCG GGATATCAAACGAGGCACGCTTCATCTTCTCAGTGCAGAACATCGTGATGCCCCAGAAACTGAAGGGAACCCTCACCTTCATAGTCAAG ACTGATGATTCCTCCACTCACGAGAAACTGGACTTTAAACTGCACTTTACCTGCACCTCCTACCTGATCACCACTCCCTGCTACAG TGATGCGTATTCTAAGCTGTTGGAGTCAGGGGACCTGAAGGGGTGCTCTCTGAAGCTGGAGGGAGTTAATCAGCCCTTCCACCATCTACTGGCCAGAATCTGCTTCCACCACCACTTCTCTG TTGTGGAGAGGATCGATTCCTGTGCCTCCATGTACAGCAGGTCAATCCAGGGTCACCATATGTGTCTGCTGGTCAAAACT GCTGATCAGACCGTGTCCATCGACGCTAAATGTGACGAGCCGGGGCTGCTTGGGAATGTGCTGGATGAGATCAAACTCACCTTTTCTCAGTGCTGA
- the LOC118390055 gene encoding AP-3 complex subunit delta-1-like isoform X4 — MALKIVKGSIDRMFDKNLQDLVRGIRNHKEDEAKYISTCIDEIKQELKQDNIAVKANAVCKLTYLQMLGYDVSWAAFNIVEVMSSSKFTYKRIGYLAASQCFHESTDVIMLTTNQIRKDLSSPNQYDTGVALTGLSCFVTPDLARDLANDIMTLMSHTKPYIRKKAVLIMYKVFLKYPESLRPAFPRLKEKLEDPDPGVQSAAVNVICELARRNPKNYLSLAPLFFKLMTSSTNNWVLIKIIKLFGALTPLEPRLGKKLIEPLTNLIHSTSAMSLLYECVNTVIAVLISLSSGMPNHSASIQLCVQKLRILIEDSDQNLKYLGLLAMSKILKTHPKSVQSHKDLILQCLDDKDESIRLRALDLLYGMVSKKNLMEIVKKLMLHVDKAEGTTYRDELLTKIIDICSQSNYQYITNFEWYISILVELTRLEGTRHGHLIASQMLDVAIRVKAIRAFAVAQMATLLDNAHLLTGNTQRNGICEVLYAAAWICGEFSEHLEEPMATLEAMLRPKVATLPGHIQAVYVQNAAKLFATVLRGQEGVPADSTVAQETSQLLIDRLPLFVQSSNLEVQERASCILQLVKYIQKLQQKDVEVAEEVTALFAGELNPVAPKAQKKVPVPEGLDLDVWINEPPSGSESEDEGRKSKGKAVFAKEESRHTKPRYTEVDEKELAKRREVRKAEQANNPFYIKASPSSQKVYQDGVGVEHIPVVQIDLSVPLKVPGMPMSDQYVKLEEERRERNKADKKKKKDKKKREKGEKGRRRRGDSGPESEEDITPAHMVDIVTEEMPENALPSDDDDKDPNDPHKALNIDLDNLLAASRRPLADSEKKLPVRSHRPDEVLKSPMEDRQVVEVVPEPKKKTGKEKKEKKDRKKSKEKKKKHKQEEEGDLMGTGSEEPVQPEETKEVAAPPPASTPEASDLDFWLSNAPVPSNPQAAAAPASTPRTASGMAAVAPDSEPEEAKDTEPEETKSSMHKKKKQKKEKKKKKHHHNHSDGAGDESVQNGTVEEEEPLPPMSNYALLAENSYIKMVCDIQGNLQDGSQVVVSVIFENKCDSFIKSMEFNVLDSLNSKLQRPDGAGPHDGLIVPFQLPPGISNEARFIFSVQNIVMPQKLKGTLTFIVKTDDSSTHEKLDFKLHFTCTSYLITTPCYSDAYSKLLESGDLKGCSLKLEGVNQPFHHLLARICFHHHFSVVERIDSCASMYSRSIQGHHMCLLVKTADQTVSIDAKCDEPGLLGNVLDEIKLTFSQC, encoded by the exons ATGGCTTTGAAGATTGTTAAAGGGAGCATCGATCGGATGTTCGATAAAAACCTTCAAGATTTAGTACGTGGAATTAGGAATCACAAGGAAGATGAG gCTAAGTACATCTCCACCTGCATTGATGAGATCAAGCAGGAGCTCAAGCAGGACAACATTGCTGTCAAGGCCAATGCTGTGTGCAAACTCACCTAC TTACAGATGCTGGGCTATGACGTCAGCTGGGCTGCATTCAACATCGTGGAAGTCATGAGTTCCTCAAAATTCACATACAAG AGAATTGGTTACCTGGCTGCCTCCCAGTGCTTTCATGAGAGCACTGATGTCATCATGCTGACAACCAATCAGATCCGAAAG GATCTGAGCAGTCCTAACCAGTACGACACTGGTGTGGCTCTCACTGGCCTCTCCTGCTTCGTGACCCCTGACCTGGCTCGGGACCTGGCCAATGACATCATGACTCTT ATGTCCCACACAAAGCCGTACATCAGGAAGAAGGCCGTACTTATCATGTACAAGGTGTTCCTGAAGTACCCAGAGTCTCTGCGCCCTGCTTTCCCCAGGCTGAAGGAGAAACTGGAAGACCCTGACCCTG GGGTCCAGTCAGCGGCTGTTAATGTCATCTGTGAGCTAGCCAGGAGAAACCCCAAGAACTACCTGTCTCTTGCCCCGCTCTTCTTCAAGCTCATGACCTCCTCCACCAACAATTGGGTCCTCATCAAGATCATCAAGCTG ttTGGTGCCCTCACACCCCTGGAGCCTCGCTTGGGGAAGAAGCTGATTGAGCCCCTAACAAACCTCATCcacag TACCTCTGCTATGTCACTTCTATATGAATGTGTCAACACTGTAATAGCAG TGTTGATTTCCCTGTCCTCCGGGATGCCAAATCACAGTGCTAGTATTCAG CTCTGTGTCCAGAAACTGCGAATCCTGATTGAAGACTCGGACCAGAACT TGAAGTACCTGGGCCTGCTGGCCATGTCCAAGATACTGAAGACTCATCCCAAGTCTGTCCAGTCCCACAAGGACCTCATCTTGCAGTGTCTGGATGACAAGGACGAGTCCATCCGCCTGAGGGCTCTAGACCTGCTCTACGGCATG GTGTCCAAGAAGAACTTGATGGAGATAGTGAAGAAGCTGATGTTGCACGTCGACAAGGCTGAGGGAACCACTTACCGAGATGAGCTGCTCACCAAGATCATCGACATCTGCAGCCAGAGCAATTACCAGTACATCACCAACTTTGAATG GTACATCAGTATCCTGGTGGAGCTGACCCGTCTGGAGGGCACGCGGCATGGCCACCTCATTGCCTCCCAGATGCTGGACGTGGCCATTCGGGTCAAGGCCATCCGAGCCTTTGCTGTGGCCCAGATGGCTACTCTACTGGACAACGCCCACCTGCTTACCGGCAACACACAGCGCAACGGCATCTGTGAGGTTCTCTATGCCGCCGCCTGGATCTGTGGAGAGTTCTCAGA ACACCTGGAGGAACCCATGGCAACACTGGAGGCCATGCTGCGGCCCAAGGTGGCCACCCTGCCGGGCCACATCCAGGCCGTGTACGTGCAGAACGCTGCCAAGCTGTTTGCCACGGTGTTGCGCGGCCAGGAGGGGGTGCCAGCGGACAGCACGGTAGCCCAGGAGACCAGCCAGCTGCTCATTGACAGGCTGCCTCTTTTTGTCCAGAGTTCCAACCTGGAGGTGCAGGAGAGG gccTCCTGCATCCTGCAGCTGGTGAAGTACATCCAGAAGCTGCAGCAGAAGGACGTAGAGGTGGCTGAGGAGGTGACTGCTCTGTTTGCTGGGGAGCTCAACCCTGTGGCCCCCAAGGCACAGAAGAAAGTACCTGTTCCTGAAGG TCTGGACCTGGATGTGTGGATCAACGAGCCTCCGTCTGGGAGTGAGTCTGAAGACGAGGGCAGGAAGTCCAAGGGCAAGGCTGTGTTTGCCAAGGAGGAGTCCAGACACACCAAGCCACGCTACACTGAGGTGGACGAGAAGGAACTGGCCAAG aggaGAGAAGTAAGGAAGGCAGAGCAGGCCAACAACCCATTCTACATCAaggcctccccctcctctcagaaG GTGTaccaggatggtgttggtgtggagCACATTCCAGTGGTGCAGATTGACCTCAGTGTGCCTCTTAAGGTCCCag GGATGCCAATGTCAGATCAGTATGTGAAGCTGGAAGAGGAGCGTCGGGAGAGAAACAAGGcagacaagaagaagaagaaggacaagaagaagagggagaagggcGAGAAGGGCCGCCGGAGAAGGGGGGACTCTGGCCCAGAGAGCGAGGAGGACATCACCCCCGCACACATGGTGGACATCGTCACTGAGGAGATGCCAGAG aATGCCTTACCCAGCGATGACGACGACAAAGATCCCAACGACCCCCACAAAGCTCTGAACATCGACCTGGACAA TTTGCTGGCAGCATCTCGCAG GCCCCTGGCAGACAGCGAGAAGAAACTGCCAGTCAGGTCACACCGTCCCGACGAGGTCCTCAAGAGCCCCATGGAAGACAGGCAGGTGGTGGAGGTTGTACCAGAGCCCAAGAAAAAGACaggaaaggagaagaaggagaagaaggacagGAAG aAGAGTaaagagaaaaagaaaaagcACAAacaagaggaagagggggatctTATGGGCACTGGGTCAGAGGAGCCTGTCCAACCAGAAGAGACCAAGGAGGTGGCAGCCCCGCCTCCTGCCTCTACACCAGAG GCTTCGGATCTGGATTTCTGGCTCTCAAATGCTCCAGTGCCCTCTAACCCTCAG gcaGCAGCTGCCCCTGCCTCCACCCCTAGGACGGCATCTGGTATGGCTGCCGTGGCACCAGACTCTGAGCCTGAAGAGGCCAAAGACACTGAGCCGGAGGAGACT AAATCCTCCATGcacaagaagaagaagcagaaaaaggagaagaagaaaaagaagcacCACCATAATCATAGCGATGGGGCCGGAGACGAGTCTGTGCAGAACGGcactgtggaggaggaggagcctctGCCG CCCATGTCCAATTACGCCCTGCTGGCTGAGAACTCCTACATCAAGATG GTGTGTGACATCCAGGGGAATCTGCAGGACGGTAGCCAggtagtggtctctgtcatcttTGAGAATAAGTGCGACAGCTTTATCAAGTCCATGGAGTTCAACGTGCTGGACTCTCTCAACTCCAAGCTGCAGCGGCCTGATGGAGCTGGCCCACACGACGGCCTCATCGTGCCCTTCCAACTGCCCCCCG GGATATCAAACGAGGCACGCTTCATCTTCTCAGTGCAGAACATCGTGATGCCCCAGAAACTGAAGGGAACCCTCACCTTCATAGTCAAG ACTGATGATTCCTCCACTCACGAGAAACTGGACTTTAAACTGCACTTTACCTGCACCTCCTACCTGATCACCACTCCCTGCTACAG TGATGCGTATTCTAAGCTGTTGGAGTCAGGGGACCTGAAGGGGTGCTCTCTGAAGCTGGAGGGAGTTAATCAGCCCTTCCACCATCTACTGGCCAGAATCTGCTTCCACCACCACTTCTCTG TTGTGGAGAGGATCGATTCCTGTGCCTCCATGTACAGCAGGTCAATCCAGGGTCACCATATGTGTCTGCTGGTCAAAACT GCTGATCAGACCGTGTCCATCGACGCTAAATGTGACGAGCCGGGGCTGCTTGGGAATGTGCTGGATGAGATCAAACTCACCTTTTCTCAGTGCTGA